The genomic region GGGGCGTGATAGCGCCCGTAGAATCAAGGATTTGCTCTATCGGGTTAGCCAGTTCTTTGTAAAAAAGGCTTACCGCTATGATTTCACCGTCATTTGGAAACCACTCCCAACGGAGATCAAAATTGTCTATCTCGGTAAGCTCCAAGTTGGGATTTCCTCGATAAACCTGATCGGTGAAATTATCTGAAATACGAATATCCGTTAGCTCTTTATATGTAGGTCGAGCCATCGTTTTCCCGTAGGCAAAACGCAAATTCTGTCGCTCATTAATAGAGTAGACCAAGCTAAACGCTGGCAAAAAGCTTTCTTCCTCTAATAGACCTGCCTCCGCAAGCGTATTTGTTGGCGTAGTCTTAATATCAGTAGTTTCAAAACGCGCCCCTGTGATCACGCGAAAATCCTCAAAAAATTTGAAGTCCACCATAGCATAGGCTGCTTTTATAACTTGCTTTCCTGTATAGTTATTAAGTGTAGATGCGCGCTCAATAACGTTTCCGAATTCAACACTGTCTTCTGTTCTTTCTGTAATACCCACAGGGTTGGGGTAGTTGAAAAGTGACTCCTCAGAATTGGGAGATATCCTGAAGTTAAATGAATCTTCTATGCGGTTACGGTCGCCATAGCCATATAGCCCTCCGAACTTTAAGCTGAGATCTAAATCCCTGAACTGCTTAAAATTGTAAGTCATATCAACAGAAAGTTCCGAATTCCGGTCAGTCAGATCGCGAAATATCCGAGATGAATCAGAACCTGAACGATCTTCAAAAACCCCATCTGCCATATTGTAGCGATAGCCAAATGCTCGATAATCAGGCTGCTGCTGCGTACTTCTAGCCAGCGATAGTTGCCACTCCATTTTCCACTCGTCGTCTTCTCCCCAAACTGACTCCGTAGCCAACTGCACAGATGAAAGAGAACGTTCCGTGTAGATAATGTCGTAAACAGCGTTCAAGAGACTAACTGCATCGTTTGGATCTTCTCCGATTCCTCGCCGGACATTATCGTCGCCGGACTGATTGTGAAAAAGATCCAGTGTAATTTTGTGAGACTCCGAAGGCTTGAAAGCTAACTTTCCGAACAACCCCCAGTTCACAGACTGTGTCGATGAGGTCGTTCCCAAAGGTTGAATGCCTAGATCAGTATTTTCTAAATTCGCAAAACTTTCGCCAAATCCAGAGCTGTAATCCGACAGATTTGTTGAAAAAATTCGGTTATATTGAACTTCCGTTCCTTCAAAATCCAGAGCCTGAAATCGATTTGTGATCCCGTCATCATAAAACGATGAACTCGCATCATATGTCAGGCTAAAAATGTAACCTAGTTGCTTTTCACTCTCGAAATCGAATCGATCGCCAAATGCAACTGAGAATCCACCATTTGGAAGAGCGTTGTCTTCCGAGGGGAAATAAGTGTCGTTTGAAAAAGCACGTGTGGCCGAATTCAGTTCTTCGGCCAATGAGAAATCTCCAGAACGTGCCAGTATCTGTGCCCGACGGGGTGAGGGTATCTCCTCTGGTAAACTAGAAGGGAGCTCACGACTACCGTCGTCCATGCCCAGCCAATCAGTTCCTCCTCCAGGAACGACAAGTATATCTTTTCCAGTAGTTTTTGTATTGTAGCTTAGAGAACCAGAAACCTTATAAAACCACCCATCAGGAAAATCCTTAGTTTTGATGTTTACGGATCCTCCAGAGAAGGCACCCGGCTGATCCGGTGTGAAAGACTTGCTTGTTACAATGCTCTCGAGGAGATCACTGGGAAACTGATCAATCTGAACTGCACGACGGTCGGGATCTGAACTAGGGATAGACGCTCCGTTCAGTAGGGTGTTTGAATACCTATCTCCAAGTCCACGGATGACTACATATTTGCCATCCTGGACCGACGCACCTGTAACCTTTGTCATTGCCTCAGCCGCATCTCCTAACCCCAGACTTGAGAATAAATCTGAACCAATCGCATCACTTACGGATGCGGACTTCTGTCGGTCAGCGAGGAGCGCCAGGGAATTTGAGACGACCGCTTCATACTCCACAACGAAGGCTTCGAGTTCGACAACACCTTCTTCAAGAAGTTTATCGGCTTCTGATACCGCACGGGGCAAACCCAGCTCCAAGGGAGAGGTGACGCCTGCTTCGACTATCACATTATCCACCTGGATCACTTGGTAGCCATCACGATCAAACGTGACATTCACACTGCCAGTAGGAATATCCTCCAGGCTGTAGCGGCCATCCAAGTCGGTAGTCGCACTTATCCCCGTTCCCTCTACGACTACTTTCGCACCGATGAGGGGCATAGCGGTATCAAGATCAACTACCAGACCAGCGATCCTTCCAGTGGCAGCAACGGCTTCTGTATCTTGTGAAAAAGTTTGAGTCACGCCTGCGATGCAAAGCGCACCGCAGAAAGCGAGTAATCGGGAGAGTAATGTGTGCATAGATCTAGAAGCGCCTAAAGAAATGGATCCCGAATCCACACGCGCAATCTAGAACTCCGCCCTTAACGGAGCTTTAACATTGTTACAGAAATAGGGCTATTTCGTGACAAATCTCCAGGATGCGTCCTGGAAGGAATACACCCAATAGCCCACAGCTGTTGCTTCACCTACAAATTCCCACGCGTTCACACTTGAATTGTAAACGTAGGGATAGCTGCCGCTATCGGTCCATGCCCAGCCACTCTCGGGAAAGTATATCCAGAATCCTGAGGTCGATCGCTCAGCGATATGGATCCAACCCAACTCTGCGTTATAGATCCACGGAGAGAATGTGTCATTGAAAAGGCCGAACCATTCTAACTGGAACCAGCCTGATCGCATCGGCGCAGCGCGCTGGGCGATGAAGCTGTTCGGCACAGATTGGGCAACGGGATTCGTGGATCTCAACACGGTTCCTAGGGCTCCCCCGACAAAGCTGTACGTCTCCGAAATCGTCACATTGAAGAGAGCCTGGTCTGTCTTAGAAAGTTGCCTGCTCCAGGCTTCACCCAATTGAGAAAACAAGATGGTGCCCTTGGTTCCTACCGCCAGGAATCGATTTGCGCCGTAGCTCACAGAATTTATGACCAATAGGGAGTCGCGGAACACGCGTCGCCAAGTCCTAAAATCCTCGGAAAGGAACAATTCGCCCGAGACTGTAGCAATGACAGCTTTATCTCCCGAAGACACCCCAGCGCTGAGACTTGAGGAAGTCGCCACAGATTGTGGCGACCAGCTCTGACCGTCAGAGGAGGCCTGCAAATTACCTCCATCGCCGAGAGCAAACAGTCGCCCTCCGCCCACAAACAAATCATTCACTTTTGACAACTGTTGCAGGCTTATTTCTTCAAAAGAGTCCAAGTCCGTAGATCGATATACTTTCCCAAACACAGAACCGATATAATAGGCGCCCTTGAAATACTCGACACACAGAAGGGGTGAACTGAAATTTGTAAATCTCGCCTCCCAAGTAACTCCATCGGTGGAAGTATAAATGGAACGATAGGATCCTGATCCAATTGCCCGGAATAACCCGACTGCAATCCAACCATTGTTTAGATAAGCTACCTGATGTATCCGAGTCCCAGCATTTAGCACCTGGGACCATTCTCCAGCATTCGCCTGGAAGTAGAGTGTGCCCGAAGAGGTAGCTGCGACGACATCGTCTCCATTTGACGCAATACTCAAGATGCCCTCATCAACGGGGAAGTCTCGTTCACGCCAACCGCGATTAATGACCTCGACACCGACCTGAATCGTCCGCTCGACTTCTGCCGCCGGTAAGAAATCGTCATCGCCTTCCTGCGATGCAGTCACGATAATCGCCCCTTCATCGAGAGCTGTAAGGATATTATCTTCTAAACTACCAGGACCACTTGTAAGGGCCAAAGTTACCGGGAGACCACTGCTCGCCAAGGCGCTGAGTTCAACCTGTTGCCCCACAAAATCGTTTGCAAAGACTTCGTCGAAAGTGATCGACTGCTCTGCGCGCTCGACATTAAAGATCTGAATTTCTTCCGACTCGCTAAAATCTGCAGTTGCCGCCGTAAATGCCCTTACCTGAACACTGCCGGCACCCTGTAAAGTGAGACGATTTCCCTCTATGGTTGCATCACCTTCCAACACCTCAAAGAGAACCGTAGAACCACCCGACGCCTTGGCGCTCAGCACAATCGTATTTGGCGAAAACGGCTGGTCTGGGATCTCATCAAAAACAATACTTTGAGCCTGCTTAAGGACTGTTATCGTCGCCGTCACCGAATCTGCCGCTTTAAAAGCAGCATCACCTTGCTGGCTGGCTGTCACAATAAACGTACCTTCCTGCAACGGAGTGACAAACTCATTAAATTCCCCGGTGAGTCGAGCGATAGAATCATCAGAAACGGAGAATGAAACAGGTAAGCCACTTGAACTACGTGCTACCAGTGGAACCCACTGCTCTCCCAAACGCACGGCTGCAAATGGCTCAAAGGAAATACTTTGTGCCTCCGCTGGTATAAAGTTTCCAGACGTGCGCACCTCTCCAAACCCCCCTACGAATGCGTACAAGCCATTTCTAAAATCGGCAGATCGGATCAACTGATTTGTTCCGGTATAGCGCGGGGTCCACGAAGTACCGGAAGAAGAAGACAAGAGCACGCCATCTCGCCCAGTCGCGATGAACACATTGTTTGCAAAACTGACATCCACCAGGTCCACCTCGACCTCCGAGTCTACAATTTGCCAGGTGCTCCCCAAGTCGGTAGAGCGCACAACAAATCCACTTTCTCCCACGGCAACAATCGTTGTCCCGTCAAAAGCTACTGCAGATATATCAGCACTCAGTCCCGAGGCAAGTAATTCCCAGTCTCCAAGCTCATTTTCGCGGACCACAACCCCCGAATCACCCACGGCCAAGAAACGATTATTTCCTACAGGAACAACGTCTCGGAGAGGCGTGAGTGTCGGGGATAAAACACTAATCCACGACTCGCCATTGGCGGAGGAGAGGATTGTTCCACTATCGCCGACCGCCACATATTCTCCACCGCTGACAGTAGCAGCATATAAATCTTTAACCGTCGGCGTAAAGGCAGACGCCCAGGACTCACCGAATTTTGCAGCTGCCACATCTGAATCCGAGAAAAAAACCGATCCGCTATCCCCTACGACAACCACTTTTCCCGTGCCAAATACGCCGGAATTCAAATCAACAGATACTCCAGGGTCTCTCAATAGCCAATTTAACCCATCCCCCGAAGTAAGCAACTGGCCATTATTACCTGCGGAGACAATATACTCTTCACCGAATATGATAGCATTGAAAGGATCAGCGAGGGCGGCATTATATACCCGCCAATCCCGGCCTGCTTGAGACTGAAGCACACGACCAGAATCGCCGACTCCGATGAAGCCGTATTCTGAGAAAGTAACGCCAGATAGGTCATCGGAGGATTGTGAGAATCTTGTCTCTGTTGCGCCGAGAATTCCATCGGTTATTCTTAAAATCGCGCCATCTCGGCCCACAATAGTAAACGCCGGCTCACCATCAGGTTCCCCATAGGCTACCCCTTCATAGGGAAATCCTCGCTGAATGCTGGTGAATATCGTCTCTAAAACTAGCGAGCCCGTGCTGATATCTACAGATTGGACGTCCGTTACAGGAAAGCTATTCGCCTCAGCATATCGATCTCGATTCCGAAAAATCATATTTTCTCCAACCAACATAAAGACACCGTTTCCAGCTGCGATTTCCTTGATCGTGTCGGTAACGAATCCATCACCTCGCCGAGGGGGTATTCGCCGAACAAAACTGCGACCATCAGTAGAGGTACCAATAGTCGTCGCATTCTCATTTTGCTGCTTAAATTCGGTTGCAGATCCACCGATCATGAAAATACCATTGTAGAAAGTGGCAGCGAAGAAATCTGGTCCTTCAAAGGCTGGAGTACTCGCAGAAGCCCAGTTTCTGCCATCGTTCGAGACTAATGCGCCTCCGCCTAGGCCAACGGCGACAAAAGTTGGCACGCCTCCAGGGTCCCCATAGACGACGTCCTGTAAGCCCGCAAACCAGATAGTATTTTGCTCCCAATCCAACCCATCGGTGGAATACAAAATGTCTCTTTCCCCCACCACTAAAAAGGTGCCATTTCCGTAGGTGATCGCGTTGAGATTACTTGTTGTCCCAGACTCTACCGTTTGCCAAGAAATCCCATCGCTCGACACCAAAATAAGGCCCTCATCGCCCACTGCAACAATCACACCGCGTCCTACGATTACCTCATTCAAATCTGTCCCAGTGATTTCAGGAATCTGTGCTTCCCAATCGTCCAAGCCACTCACGATTCCCACGCTAGACGTCAAAATAATCCCGTATTCACCGACAGCGACCAACAGATCATTGTCCGAAGATACAAAATTGAGCCCGGTCGCTCCCCCAGATGCAAGTGCCGTCCAGCTTACCCCATCCTCTGAACTTAGGAAACTAAAGCCTACGCCCACGGCAACGAAGGTATTTCCTGAGTAAATGACGCTATGGATGTCCTCGCGTACTCCCGTTTCTTGGCGCACCCAAGTCGTTCCAGAATCAGACAGAAGCGCTACTCCGTCCTCACCCACGACAACAAAGCGTCCCCTGCCAAAAGCGACCGAATACAAATAGTCCGTCGTGAAAGAGACCTGAACGTCCCAGTTTATACCATCGTCCGAAAAAATGATGCGTCCATTATCCCCCACGGCCACCAGCCCGTCACTACCTGCGGCCACCGACTGAAGGTCATTACCAGCGCCGCTGCTTCTCACAATCCATGTGGCACCGTTGCTACTCGTAGCTATAGAAAAATCGTCCCCCACAGCCACGAGAAGATCCAGCGATGATGAATAAGTCACCGAGCGCAGATCGCCCAATCCGCTGACAATCCGACGCGTCCAGACCGTTCCATTGTTTGAGGTAAAAACCGAGCCCCCTTCACCCACGACGACAAACTGATCCTGAGATTCGTGGTAGACGACACCATAAAGGTCCTCAGTGAAACCACCTCCCAATGTCGAGGATACCCAAGACGCTCCATCCGATGACCGAAATAAGCGACCGTTGTCCCCTACGGCCAAATGGATACTTCCATTGAATGCAGATCCATTCACTGAGTCGCGAATGTCAGCATCGCGCACGGTCCAAGCCACCCCCGAACTAGAGGTCAAAATCACCCCATTACTCCCTCCCGCAATGAATTGACGGTTAAAATAGTGAGCCTCCTGGATATCATAAACAAAGCCAGTAGAGCCCTCTTCCCAGAATTGCTTGTCCAAGCTTACCACAGCGTCTCCGGTCTCACCGAGAACAATGATCGTCCCGTTCTCCTCCGCTACCGTGTTCAGTCCCTTCGCTCTTGACGCGAACTGAACTTCCCAGAAAACCCCGTCGCTCGACTGTAGCAGCGTGCCCTCTTCGCCTACCGCGATAAAATCCTCTCCGTCGTAGAGCATATCATTAAGCGAGTTTCGGGTGAAGGAATCCGAAACGCCGACGGTCGTAATCGTCCAACCCGCCTCAGGATTATCCGCCGTGGCAACTGTTAGATCATCACCCACTGCGACGAAGATCCCCTCACCGTAAGCGATAGAGTTTAGATCGTTGCCATCGACGCTGAGCGAGCGATCCGTCCAACTCAACGCATTGGCAGAAGTTAACAAGCTGCCATTATCGCCTACCGCAACCAGCCTCGACTCCGCAAAGACAACATCGCGCAGCCTTGAAGAAAATCCAGACGGAGAGCTACGCTGAGTCCATGTAATACCGTTGGGTGACGTCAATATTGTCCCGGACTCTCCCACTGCGACGAAGAGACCTAATCCAGAAGCGTAGGTGATGCCTTCAATGTCCGTTGTCACACCTGAATTTCGGTCCGTCCAATTTATGCCGTTCGAGGAAGTACGAACCAAACCACTGCGACCTACTGCGACGACAGTGCTACCGTCATCTGCAAATCCCAATACCTCGGAAGTGTTATCAACTGACGGGTTGCTCCATGTCCAGTTATCGAGGTTATTGTTCTGAGAAATCAGATCACCCAAATCGATCAAGAAACTCGTCTGAGCCGTCAAATAAAGGTCTGTGGTCGTCTCGACATAACTTGCCGAAACAGAGACCAGGCCACTCCCTTGGACGTACAAGATGTTGTTCTCCACCGAAGCATCTCCAAAATCCACTGTCAAGGTGATGTCAGTTGCCAAAGGCGAATCTGCTGTTGCTACCACAGGGGTAAAGCCCGAAGCCAGAGCTGAGAGTTTAGGAAAAAACTCAATTGCAAAACCTTCATCGGCGAAGGAACTCGATTCATCAACCTGGTAGTTAATGACAACCGGATACTGAAAACTAATTGAACGCGTCACGGTAGCAGCTACCGCAATCGCCTCGGTTCCCGACTGATCGGCATCAATCACGACAACGCCTGGTTCAGTTGCAGCCGTGCTTATTCCCTGCAGAAAATTGGTAAATATAAAATAATCCCCGCCTGCTGGAGGTGCCGATGCACCATCATCGATCGTGTATGTCACTGTGAGTCCAGCACTCGACGTCGCATCAAGCTCAACGACGGTGCCTACCTCAACCTCGGCGGGAGGGTTAAAACTGATCTCTTGTGGCTGAGGCTGACCCCAAACAAAGCTTGAGGGTAGGGCAGCAAGAACCAAAAGGCAGAAGATCCGAGCAAAGGAATTGAGGGTATTCATCACAAAGTTTTAGATGTTAGCCTTGAGGCAAGGCATCGTCGGCGAATGCAACAGACGGTCATTTTGGGGTAAAGCTAACAGAGCTCCCCGGATAATTTGAGATCAGTGAAGATGCGCGATCCGTCAATACTGGAGATTGATCCAAGCTTAAGCTATCCTCAATCAATCAGGTGATTGCTGATTACGCTCAGCGCGTTCGCGTAGAAAGGCCTCCAAATCAAAACCCGGCGGCAATTGAGGAATCTCGCGTGGCGGCTGTGTCGCCGGCGCAGGCGGTGGCACTTCCTGTGGGGCCTCCAGCACAACTTCTTCTTCGTTCAGCGCCACTCCGTCCTCTTCTCCAACCGATTCTGTAGGTGTTTCGGGTGCGCGTGTTTCTGTATCATCCGTCTCCTCTGAAGGCTGTCGACTTCCAGAAAACGGACGTGGCGCAACGGGGGGTGCAGGTAACACGGCTGCCTGGAAATTTTCGCTCCTACTCGGATTGAAGTGCTTACCACGAACGACAGTAGACGCATCGGTGGGCTCTGGCGGGCGTAGGACACGCCTGACAGGATTATCTCTTCGCTGCTCAATACTCGGTTGTCGTTCGACTCGACGCACCTCTCGATTGCCGCCCAATTCACGTTGTTCTTTTTGGCTGTCTTCGAATTGCGGCTCCGAACGCCAGGCTGTTTCAGAGATCTCTAGGGTCGCCATCTGATCTCCCAGACGCACCACAGCAGCGCGTTCATTGGGATCATAGCTCACAATTTCTGGGAAGAACCCACCCATGTCACTCCCTGCCTCAGTCCACACAGAACGGCCGTCTTTCCTATTGCGCACGGAGTAGACGACTTTTCCTCCAATCTCCACCACCCCTCGAATCTCAAATGCCTCCTCGATCTCATCGATTTCAGCCACTTCTCGTCTCGTCTCCAGCTGAGGACGCCCGAATCCCTCGGGCACAAAAGGTGACGCCTCGATAAGTGAGTCCAAGCGTAGCTCCTGTCCCTCAAGGACGAGGGAGAGAAATACAAAAAATATCACCGAGCGCACCATGCGTAATTATCAAACGCCACAATTCAGATAAAATCCGCAAAAAACCCGGCTCCATCGAAGCAGAACCGGGTAAATCGAAATCAATCCAACACGGAATTAACCTGCATTGTAAGGTTCAAGAAGGCGAGAGACCCGGACCTGAGCGACCTTCGCAAAGGCAGGCAAGCCATTGTCGTAAGGGACAGTCACTTCGCCTTGAATGAGCGGGTTAGCATACTTGTAAAAGGGGAAATTCATGCTGATCCCGTCTTCATTGATCCAGTCGCGTGGCAGGAGCTTCACGCCGTTCGCGACTTCACTGAGATCCATGAGGCCAGTCTCACAGGTGTATTGATCCGAATCACCCCGGACCAGGGTAACCATCTTATCAGTCACTCCGTCCATCGCAGCTTTTACAGCTGCTTGTCCCGCCAGGAATGCCTCATCATTGTCAGCTTGAGATGAGCAATGTGCAGCTGCTCTTTGAGGAATCCCCAGCTTGGCTGAACGAGCTTTGATACCTAGATTGTCTTCGACGAGGCGCATGAGGTAATCTCCCGCTCCACCTAGCTGAGCGTGACCAAAAGCATCGGTCGCACCCGAAGATGTCGAAACATAGTTACCA from Opitutales bacterium harbors:
- a CDS encoding TonB-dependent receptor — its product is MHTLLSRLLAFCGALCIAGVTQTFSQDTEAVAATGRIAGLVVDLDTAMPLIGAKVVVEGTGISATTDLDGRYSLEDIPTGSVNVTFDRDGYQVIQVDNVIVEAGVTSPLELGLPRAVSEADKLLEEGVVELEAFVVEYEAVVSNSLALLADRQKSASVSDAIGSDLFSSLGLGDAAEAMTKVTGASVQDGKYVVIRGLGDRYSNTLLNGASIPSSDPDRRAVQIDQFPSDLLESIVTSKSFTPDQPGAFSGGSVNIKTKDFPDGWFYKVSGSLSYNTKTTGKDILVVPGGGTDWLGMDDGSRELPSSLPEEIPSPRRAQILARSGDFSLAEELNSATRAFSNDTYFPSEDNALPNGGFSVAFGDRFDFESEKQLGYIFSLTYDASSSFYDDGITNRFQALDFEGTEVQYNRIFSTNLSDYSSGFGESFANLENTDLGIQPLGTTSSTQSVNWGLFGKLAFKPSESHKITLDLFHNQSGDDNVRRGIGEDPNDAVSLLNAVYDIIYTERSLSSVQLATESVWGEDDEWKMEWQLSLARSTQQQPDYRAFGYRYNMADGVFEDRSGSDSSRIFRDLTDRNSELSVDMTYNFKQFRDLDLSLKFGGLYGYGDRNRIEDSFNFRISPNSEESLFNYPNPVGITERTEDSVEFGNVIERASTLNNYTGKQVIKAAYAMVDFKFFEDFRVITGARFETTDIKTTPTNTLAEAGLLEEESFLPAFSLVYSINERQNLRFAYGKTMARPTYKELTDIRISDNFTDQVYRGNPNLELTEIDNFDLRWEWFPNDGEIIAVSLFYKELANPIEQILDSTGAITPQNVEEGKVQGVEIEFRKGLGFISDALSNWSFGTNFAYIDSEVSIPDDELASLRSVIPDFESIRELVGQSQYTFNLDTTYNNPEWGLVATLAFNIVGESLDLVTSGPLPDVFEQPAPNLDLIISKQLGDRWSLKLKAENLLDPDFEKTVSLQNEEIIYSSYSRGMSFSIGASYSFN